A single region of the Paraburkholderia sprentiae WSM5005 genome encodes:
- a CDS encoding alpha/beta hydrolase family protein encodes MQWLGRSVRRLSHLLRWRLRRFLFVAFGVWGVAEPSLGGRPALGPFKDPRPGELNIPVGSEPFDAAQALNGSFSSPEHCAQVPDSLWVEVNGKGDCIRYYAHGLSGGENPAALVYFSGDVMLRSARGVRYISQSYLSTSPMEIENEMADWSADAGIPALYVARPGIYGSSGAHNIRRTHREIELMERALDMLKERYNIKSFILTGHSAGGQIVAALLNRRQDIAASVFSSGLVSMKQVTAYWEFRREIPGRLLYDARSYYDPVDEIGNIRRDPLPEIYLISDPEDRVVPFYSQLYYVRRLRGAGLKPHHIYAYAAGPQRHLLARHAKRAAALLAQRKSAEEIRLALAKLDVQQGR; translated from the coding sequence ATGCAATGGCTTGGCCGTTCTGTTCGGCGTTTATCGCATCTTCTGCGCTGGAGACTCCGGCGCTTTCTTTTCGTCGCCTTCGGCGTTTGGGGGGTCGCCGAACCCAGTTTGGGGGGGCGGCCCGCACTGGGGCCGTTCAAGGATCCACGACCCGGAGAGCTCAACATCCCAGTGGGCAGCGAGCCCTTCGATGCTGCGCAAGCCCTGAATGGCTCGTTCAGTTCACCGGAACACTGTGCGCAGGTGCCCGATAGCCTCTGGGTTGAAGTCAACGGCAAGGGGGATTGCATCCGATACTATGCGCATGGACTATCCGGTGGCGAGAATCCCGCCGCTCTTGTTTATTTCAGCGGCGATGTCATGCTGAGATCAGCGAGGGGCGTCAGGTACATTTCACAATCCTATCTATCGACTTCCCCGATGGAGATCGAGAACGAGATGGCTGACTGGTCGGCTGACGCCGGCATCCCCGCGCTCTATGTTGCCCGGCCGGGTATCTATGGCTCCTCTGGCGCCCATAATATCCGACGCACTCACCGAGAAATAGAACTGATGGAGCGCGCACTGGACATGCTGAAAGAGCGCTACAACATCAAGTCATTCATCCTGACCGGACATTCTGCTGGAGGTCAGATCGTCGCGGCTCTCCTGAACAGGCGACAGGACATCGCGGCATCGGTGTTTTCTTCGGGCCTCGTTTCCATGAAGCAGGTTACCGCCTATTGGGAATTCAGGCGTGAAATTCCCGGCCGACTGCTCTATGACGCTCGGAGTTATTACGATCCGGTCGACGAAATCGGGAATATTCGTCGTGACCCACTACCCGAAATCTATTTGATTTCGGATCCGGAGGATCGTGTCGTTCCTTTTTACAGTCAGCTGTATTACGTCCGCCGCTTGCGCGGCGCCGGCCTCAAGCCGCATCACATCTATGCCTATGCTGCCGGGCCGCAACGTCATCTGCTCGCTAGGCACGCGAAACGCGCAGCGGCGCTGTTGGCTCAAAGAAAGTCCGCAGAGGAAATTCGCTTGGCGCTTGCGAAACTTGATGTGCAGCAGGGTCGGTGA
- a CDS encoding ABC transporter permease, which yields MTTTVPPASSTPRGSPAPGAPGSVPRAAAEPRFPRLLLLLRSPTFIVGALIVAWWIVCAIAGPWFVHLDPYASDPLNSLTPPDRTHWFGTDQLGRDVFSRVIVGARDILTIAPLATLLGTAAGTALGLLVGYFDGWVDDVIGRVIDAVLALPLVIIALLALAAVGASNFTVILVIGVTFTPITARTVRAAVFAERHLDYVAAAQLRGERAPYIMFAEILPNVLPPIVVEATVRLGYAIFAVATLSFLGFGIQPPSADWGLALSESYTLMAGGAWWTVVFAAGAIASLVVGVNLIADGVQGVLDR from the coding sequence ATGACTACGACCGTGCCGCCAGCTTCATCGACGCCGCGAGGCTCGCCCGCGCCAGGCGCACCGGGCTCCGTGCCGCGCGCGGCCGCCGAACCGCGCTTCCCGCGCCTGCTGTTATTGCTGCGCTCGCCGACCTTCATCGTGGGCGCGCTGATCGTCGCGTGGTGGATCGTCTGCGCGATCGCCGGACCGTGGTTCGTGCATCTCGATCCGTACGCGTCCGATCCGCTCAATTCGCTGACGCCACCCGATCGCACGCACTGGTTCGGCACCGATCAGCTCGGCCGCGACGTGTTCTCACGCGTGATCGTCGGCGCGCGCGACATCCTGACGATCGCGCCGCTCGCGACGCTGCTCGGCACCGCGGCAGGCACCGCGCTGGGCCTGCTGGTCGGCTACTTCGACGGTTGGGTCGACGACGTGATCGGCCGCGTGATCGACGCGGTGCTCGCGCTGCCGCTCGTGATCATCGCGCTACTCGCGCTCGCGGCGGTCGGTGCGTCGAACTTCACGGTGATTCTCGTGATCGGCGTCACGTTCACGCCGATCACCGCGCGCACCGTGCGCGCCGCCGTGTTCGCCGAGCGCCATCTCGACTATGTGGCCGCCGCGCAACTGCGCGGCGAGCGCGCGCCGTACATCATGTTTGCGGAGATCCTGCCGAACGTGCTGCCGCCGATCGTCGTCGAGGCGACCGTGCGCCTTGGCTACGCGATCTTCGCGGTCGCGACGCTGTCGTTTCTCGGCTTCGGCATCCAGCCGCCGTCGGCCGACTGGGGGCTCGCGCTGTCCGAGTCGTACACGCTGATGGCGGGCGGCGCGTGGTGGACGGTCGTGTTCGCGGCGGGCGCGATCGCGTCGCTGGTGGTCGGTGTCAATCTGATCGCCGACGGCGTGCAGGGGGTGCTCGACCGATGA
- a CDS encoding ABC transporter substrate-binding protein produces MKTPADRFLASRTALNEARLTADAYGNHALDEFLAGRITRRELLRYASVIGLSLTGGSLLGAPRARAQGAPATSNQTIRVAHLTPAGAVDPLTVTDAASLALLNQTGEFLIDDDGEKLMLKPALALSWKPNDKGDVWTFRLRPNVKFHDGQSFGAKDVVATFDRLADPSSGSAALSVLKGVLSKGGAKVVDEHTVAFHLDAPTGNFPYYVSSDNYNAVILPANFAGNYEKSFIGTGPFKFEKYQPKVGASFVRNPDYWGEKALPQRVQFSFYADEQAQLLALQGHQADVMGTFTVQGGAAILNNPDYKAVGVKSSAHRQIHMRNDSPLFKDKRVRQALALSLDRDVIVRGLFKGRAQLGNDSPFAPVFPSSDAGVPQRRIDVVKAKQLLAQAGVPNGFDVTLTTEKYMEIPDLAVVVQNAAKAIGVRINLKVESQSLYYGAGTPGKSDWLDSPLGITDYGHRGVPNVFLNATLTSNGTWNAAHFKNPQYDRLVAQFVAAIDLASQKKISGQIQTLLLDETPLIIPFFYDQLIAMRKGVNGVRFTALAQLYFDRATLSA; encoded by the coding sequence ATGAAAACGCCTGCGGACCGATTTCTCGCCTCTCGTACAGCACTGAACGAAGCCCGCCTCACCGCCGACGCGTACGGCAACCACGCCCTCGACGAGTTCCTCGCCGGCCGCATCACGCGCCGCGAACTGCTGCGATATGCAAGCGTGATCGGTCTGTCGCTCACGGGCGGCAGCTTGCTCGGCGCGCCGCGTGCGCGGGCGCAAGGTGCGCCGGCCACGTCGAACCAGACGATCCGCGTCGCGCATCTGACGCCGGCCGGCGCCGTCGATCCGCTGACGGTCACCGACGCCGCGAGTCTCGCGCTGCTGAATCAGACCGGCGAATTCCTGATCGACGACGACGGCGAGAAGCTGATGCTCAAGCCGGCGCTCGCGCTGTCGTGGAAGCCGAACGACAAAGGCGACGTATGGACCTTCAGGCTGCGCCCCAACGTGAAATTCCACGACGGCCAGAGCTTCGGCGCGAAAGACGTGGTCGCCACTTTCGACCGTCTCGCCGATCCCTCGAGCGGCTCGGCCGCGCTGTCGGTGTTGAAGGGCGTACTGTCGAAAGGCGGCGCGAAGGTCGTCGACGAACACACGGTGGCGTTTCATCTCGATGCGCCGACCGGCAATTTCCCCTACTACGTTTCCTCGGATAATTACAACGCGGTGATCCTTCCCGCGAACTTCGCGGGCAACTACGAAAAGAGTTTCATCGGCACCGGCCCGTTCAAATTCGAAAAGTATCAGCCGAAGGTCGGCGCGTCGTTCGTGCGCAATCCCGACTACTGGGGCGAGAAAGCGTTACCGCAACGCGTACAGTTTTCGTTCTATGCCGACGAACAGGCGCAACTGCTCGCGTTGCAAGGCCATCAGGCCGACGTGATGGGCACATTCACCGTGCAGGGCGGCGCGGCCATCCTGAACAATCCCGACTACAAGGCGGTCGGTGTGAAGTCGAGCGCGCATCGGCAGATCCATATGCGCAACGACAGTCCGCTCTTCAAGGACAAGCGCGTGCGCCAGGCGCTCGCGTTGTCGCTCGATCGCGACGTGATCGTGCGCGGTCTCTTCAAGGGCCGCGCGCAGCTCGGCAACGACAGCCCGTTCGCGCCGGTGTTTCCATCGTCGGATGCGGGCGTGCCGCAACGCAGGATCGACGTCGTGAAGGCGAAGCAACTGCTCGCACAGGCCGGCGTGCCGAACGGTTTCGACGTGACGCTGACCACCGAAAAATACATGGAGATTCCCGACCTCGCGGTCGTCGTGCAGAACGCCGCGAAGGCGATCGGCGTGCGCATCAATCTGAAGGTCGAGAGCCAATCGCTCTACTACGGCGCGGGCACGCCGGGCAAATCCGACTGGCTCGACTCGCCGCTCGGCATCACCGACTATGGCCATCGCGGCGTGCCGAACGTGTTCCTCAATGCGACGCTGACGAGCAACGGCACATGGAACGCCGCGCACTTCAAGAATCCGCAGTACGATCGACTGGTCGCGCAGTTCGTCGCGGCGATCGATCTCGCCAGTCAGAAGAAGATCTCCGGACAGATCCAGACGCTGCTACTCGACGAAACGCCGCTCATCATCCCGTTCTTCTACGATCAGCTGATCGCGATGCGCAAGGGCGTGAACGGCGTGCGCTTCACCGCGCTCGCGCAACTGTATTTCGATCGCGCGACGCTGAGCGCGTAA
- a CDS encoding OmpA family protein, with product MTFNKTLKRALAGALLVTAGILPAVAQQSFSNQQPLTTEAGAPGAAPMSGAGTQLGKVFGQSYAPVGQVSSQQAQIVYYRDASAGAGRSSAADVYVDGDLQTALLPNGYSIFCVKPGEHTLGAYIDDAPLYRGKTTSGSRAELKDGMTYFVKVAPRGNNGAPVVVPRNEAETQLQGMRAQMHVLSRASAVQACDYPSVTVGQPAAAAQPALVKNYTLKGDALFAFGKSGSQDMTGKGRAEISRLAEQILAENASLEAVTVIGHADMIGSEAAAQKLGEQRAMTVRRMLIERGIPTSKIAAESAGNSDAVVSECSGTMQQQIACNEPNRRVVVRVNLSHPA from the coding sequence ATGACTTTCAATAAAACATTGAAGCGTGCGCTCGCAGGCGCATTGCTCGTGACGGCCGGCATCTTGCCAGCCGTCGCACAGCAATCTTTCTCCAACCAGCAGCCGCTGACTACAGAGGCAGGCGCACCCGGAGCTGCACCGATGAGCGGCGCCGGCACGCAGCTTGGCAAGGTATTCGGCCAGAGCTACGCGCCTGTTGGCCAGGTCAGCTCGCAGCAGGCACAGATCGTCTACTACCGTGACGCATCCGCGGGTGCGGGCCGTTCGTCTGCCGCTGACGTCTATGTTGATGGCGACCTGCAGACCGCATTGCTGCCTAACGGCTACAGCATCTTTTGCGTGAAGCCGGGCGAACACACGCTAGGTGCGTACATCGACGATGCACCGCTCTATAGAGGCAAGACCACCAGTGGATCTCGCGCTGAACTGAAGGACGGCATGACCTACTTCGTAAAGGTCGCGCCGCGTGGCAACAATGGCGCACCCGTAGTGGTGCCGCGCAACGAAGCCGAAACCCAGTTGCAGGGCATGCGCGCGCAAATGCACGTGCTTTCCCGTGCATCGGCAGTTCAGGCGTGTGACTATCCGTCAGTCACTGTGGGACAACCCGCCGCGGCGGCACAGCCTGCCTTGGTGAAAAACTACACGCTCAAGGGCGACGCGCTATTCGCGTTCGGCAAGTCTGGCAGCCAAGACATGACCGGCAAAGGCCGGGCGGAGATTTCGCGTCTTGCTGAGCAGATTCTCGCGGAGAACGCATCGCTGGAAGCCGTCACGGTGATTGGCCACGCAGACATGATCGGCTCGGAAGCAGCGGCGCAGAAACTTGGCGAGCAGCGTGCGATGACGGTTCGCCGGATGCTGATTGAGCGGGGTATTCCGACGTCGAAGATTGCAGCCGAAAGCGCGGGCAATTCCGATGCCGTAGTTTCGGAGTGCAGCGGCACGATGCAGCAACAGATTGCCTGCAACGAGCCCAACCGCCGCGTGGTGGTGCGTGTGAACCTGTCCCATCCGGCCTGA
- a CDS encoding UDP-N-acetylmuramoyl-tripeptide--D-alanyl-D-alanine ligase, with product MQDIVRQVYILDLSIVSSQISFAAARRNIVVRYLAEGVFFPLPESKTMLPIPFTPTDLPALFARLRTVVEPQVNPLAAAWPSFVLFFSWSDGQRRADVVSATAPTFAEAWDIAMARATQATGATGEGVQWLRVDWVEKVEVTTWKALRARLEQTKRNYFRCGLSLDRSFGHAFLETELNANAMLYGGPATAHAVVNTKNFQRYAAIRHQLANVDFADAREVYVFSTRGAFTSLQSPEVHLLHGTGLNAGRRIIEHLQPADVRALVASGSRYLAGQVQQDGRFHYGWHPCFDRAIGTYNCLRHASSVYAMLEAWEVTRDHDLEIAIDAALRYLVNELIMPVELPSGAQAAFLVDARAEIKLGGNGVCLLALVKYSQLTGSGEYLTLLEQLATGILFMQDADTGRFSHVLNYPDLSVKQAFRIIYYDGEAAFGLMRLYGLTGDARWLEAVKKAFAHFIEAKHWKAHDHWLSYCVNELTRHRPLEAYYKFGIQNFASYLDFVVDRITTFPTLLELMTAAEQMISRLQQEPGMEHLLAEIDLDKFFHALHARAQRLLNGHFWPELAMYFANPAKITGSFFIRHHAFRVRIDDVEHYLSGFVAYLNYLNAQHGAVSSTPGRKWSASVIQSVTQGTWLTPPPSGWTANGLCIYAPAMRAGNVVVARVGEGDRGIPVSVIRQMHTRPAGVITTDPDAQAQLDDLPVLHVADTGEAILAMGAYARQQMSGTVLAVTGSAGKTTLVAMLSDALNAYGQTAASAFNANLPHGLSWNLASINWDTPHVVLEVAVGNMRKSALIARPNISIFTNIQPAHLGKSSTITDIARTKSMIFLGMSAGSTVILNRDMLEWDTVYQAAMERDLKIFTYGRTAESDFQLVDHDSARQSATVRIRGRDITFPIGAAGLHMALNSVAVLASVLALNYPLEPALERIARFAALSGRGEELELTLDGRHLTVVDHAYNANPGSMQAALEHLRDMKHARRRVAVLGEMAELGPEALMLHADLAAVVERCAIDRVYVMGKLYTDFWKRLPAARRGRHTNSLDELKLALHEELVDEDVVLLKGSNSTGIHHIVAWMKACAQSQAVLISAQPTGNTRC from the coding sequence GTGCAAGACATCGTTCGACAAGTGTATATACTGGATTTGTCGATTGTCTCCAGTCAGATCTCATTTGCCGCTGCGAGACGAAACATAGTCGTCAGGTATCTCGCCGAAGGCGTTTTTTTCCCCTTACCCGAGAGTAAAACCATGTTGCCCATCCCGTTCACTCCCACAGATTTGCCTGCACTGTTCGCGCGGTTGCGCACTGTCGTTGAACCGCAGGTCAATCCGTTGGCGGCGGCTTGGCCGTCTTTTGTCCTGTTCTTTTCATGGAGCGACGGGCAGCGGCGAGCCGACGTCGTGAGTGCAACGGCACCGACATTTGCCGAGGCATGGGACATCGCCATGGCGCGGGCCACCCAGGCTACCGGCGCAACCGGAGAGGGTGTCCAGTGGCTTCGCGTGGACTGGGTCGAAAAGGTCGAGGTCACCACTTGGAAAGCACTGCGAGCCCGCCTCGAACAGACCAAACGCAATTATTTCCGTTGCGGTCTGTCGCTGGACAGGAGTTTCGGGCATGCCTTCCTGGAGACCGAACTGAATGCCAATGCCATGCTGTATGGTGGTCCGGCAACGGCGCATGCCGTCGTGAACACGAAGAACTTCCAACGGTATGCCGCCATCCGGCACCAGCTCGCCAATGTGGACTTCGCAGACGCGCGGGAGGTCTATGTGTTCTCGACCCGCGGGGCGTTCACAAGTCTGCAATCGCCGGAAGTGCATCTTTTGCACGGAACTGGCCTGAATGCAGGCCGCCGTATCATCGAACATCTTCAGCCGGCAGACGTCAGGGCGCTCGTCGCCTCCGGCAGCCGCTATCTGGCCGGGCAGGTACAGCAAGACGGACGCTTTCATTATGGCTGGCATCCCTGCTTCGATCGGGCGATCGGCACCTACAACTGTCTGCGACACGCGAGTTCGGTCTACGCAATGCTCGAAGCCTGGGAAGTGACCCGGGATCATGACCTCGAGATAGCAATCGACGCAGCTCTGCGTTATCTCGTCAACGAACTCATCATGCCGGTGGAATTGCCGTCCGGGGCCCAGGCGGCGTTTCTGGTTGACGCACGCGCCGAAATCAAACTGGGTGGAAACGGCGTGTGCCTTCTCGCGCTGGTTAAATATAGCCAGCTGACCGGGTCGGGTGAATATCTGACTCTGCTTGAGCAGCTCGCGACAGGCATCCTCTTCATGCAGGATGCGGACACCGGCAGGTTCAGCCACGTGCTGAACTATCCGGATTTGTCGGTCAAACAGGCATTCCGGATCATTTATTACGATGGCGAAGCAGCCTTTGGCCTGATGCGCCTTTATGGCCTGACTGGCGATGCGAGATGGCTCGAAGCAGTAAAAAAGGCGTTCGCTCATTTCATCGAGGCAAAACACTGGAAGGCGCATGACCACTGGCTCAGCTATTGCGTGAACGAACTGACCCGTCACAGGCCACTGGAAGCGTATTACAAGTTCGGGATCCAGAACTTCGCCAGCTACCTCGACTTCGTAGTCGACAGGATCACGACCTTTCCGACCCTCCTTGAATTGATGACGGCTGCCGAGCAGATGATCAGCCGACTGCAGCAGGAACCCGGCATGGAGCATCTACTCGCCGAAATCGATCTGGATAAGTTCTTTCATGCATTGCATGCGCGAGCACAGCGCCTTCTGAACGGCCATTTCTGGCCGGAACTCGCCATGTACTTCGCCAATCCGGCCAAGATCACTGGCAGCTTCTTCATCCGTCACCATGCCTTCCGGGTCCGAATTGACGACGTCGAGCACTATCTGTCCGGGTTCGTCGCCTATCTAAACTATCTGAACGCGCAGCACGGTGCCGTATCCTCTACGCCGGGGCGGAAGTGGAGCGCCTCCGTGATCCAGTCAGTCACGCAGGGGACATGGCTCACACCGCCGCCATCGGGGTGGACGGCGAATGGCCTTTGTATTTACGCGCCTGCCATGAGGGCCGGAAACGTGGTGGTCGCCCGAGTCGGTGAGGGCGATCGGGGGATTCCTGTTTCTGTTATTCGACAGATGCACACGCGCCCAGCGGGCGTCATCACGACGGATCCTGATGCGCAGGCTCAACTTGACGATTTGCCGGTCCTGCATGTCGCAGATACGGGTGAGGCAATTCTTGCGATGGGTGCCTACGCACGCCAGCAGATGAGCGGGACCGTCCTGGCAGTGACGGGAAGCGCTGGCAAGACTACGCTCGTGGCCATGCTGTCTGATGCCCTCAATGCTTACGGCCAGACGGCAGCGAGTGCGTTCAACGCAAACCTTCCCCACGGCCTGAGCTGGAATCTTGCGTCGATCAACTGGGATACCCCTCATGTCGTCCTGGAAGTTGCCGTGGGCAACATGAGGAAGAGCGCGCTCATAGCGCGCCCGAACATCAGTATTTTCACCAATATCCAGCCTGCACACCTCGGCAAAAGCAGCACAATCACCGACATCGCACGGACCAAGAGCATGATCTTCCTTGGCATGTCTGCCGGAAGTACCGTGATACTCAATCGCGACATGCTCGAATGGGACACCGTCTATCAGGCGGCCATGGAACGAGATCTGAAAATCTTTACTTATGGCAGGACTGCCGAGAGTGACTTTCAGCTCGTGGACCATGATTCGGCGCGGCAGTCGGCCACTGTCCGTATCAGAGGGCGCGATATCACCTTCCCGATTGGGGCTGCGGGCTTGCACATGGCGCTGAACAGCGTGGCCGTCCTCGCTTCCGTCTTGGCGCTCAACTATCCGCTTGAACCCGCGCTCGAACGAATCGCACGCTTTGCGGCCCTGTCCGGCCGGGGTGAGGAGCTTGAGCTGACGCTTGACGGACGGCATCTGACCGTCGTCGACCATGCCTACAATGCCAATCCCGGTTCGATGCAGGCGGCCTTGGAGCATTTAAGGGACATGAAGCATGCCCGCAGAAGGGTCGCTGTGCTAGGCGAGATGGCGGAACTCGGTCCCGAGGCCCTGATGCTTCATGCTGACCTCGCTGCGGTGGTCGAGCGTTGTGCGATTGACCGTGTTTATGTCATGGGCAAACTCTATACCGATTTCTGGAAGCGGTTGCCGGCTGCGCGCCGAGGACGTCACACGAATTCCCTGGATGAACTGAAGCTTGCACTTCACGAAGAGCTCGTCGACGAGGATGTGGTGCTGCTCAAAGGCTCCAACAGTACGGGCATACACCACATCGTGGCGTGGATGAAGGCGTGTGCGCAGAGTCAGGCCGTGTTGATCTCTGCCCAACCTACGGGCAATACACGCTGTTAG
- a CDS encoding ABC transporter permease: MSAPAPSPASNASRSPRATNGNAGRVARFLATRVGLSLITLWLLSLIVFAGGQFLPGDIGRAVLGPLADARAVAALDHQLGADRPLLRQYIEWITHFVRGNMGLSYAYREPVGPFISDALAHSAKLGLLAFIVVVPLGIAGGVWSAMHAGRWLDRAISIAGLSATVVPEFVSSIVLILVFGVWLRWLPIEAAYPPDAGVLEQLRHLVLPVLPLVLVFFGYIARMARAGTVEALDADYTRTAILKGLPRHVVIWRHVLRNALLPTITVAATQLGYMIGGLVVVETLFHYQGIGSLIYNAAKAKDFPMLEAGVLTIGVVYTLANLVADALHVLLNPRLRVRTAE, from the coding sequence ATGTCGGCTCCGGCGCCCTCTCCCGCCTCGAATGCATCGCGCTCGCCGCGCGCGACGAACGGCAACGCGGGCCGCGTCGCGCGTTTTCTCGCGACGCGCGTCGGCCTCTCGCTGATTACGCTGTGGCTGCTGTCGCTGATCGTGTTCGCGGGCGGTCAGTTCCTGCCCGGCGATATCGGCCGCGCGGTGCTCGGACCGCTCGCCGATGCGCGCGCGGTCGCCGCGCTCGATCATCAGCTTGGCGCCGACCGGCCGCTGCTCAGGCAGTACATCGAGTGGATCACGCATTTCGTGCGCGGCAACATGGGCTTGTCGTACGCGTACCGCGAACCGGTCGGGCCGTTCATCAGCGACGCGCTCGCGCATTCGGCGAAGCTCGGCCTGCTCGCGTTCATCGTCGTCGTGCCGCTCGGCATCGCGGGCGGCGTGTGGTCGGCGATGCATGCGGGACGCTGGCTCGATCGCGCGATCAGCATTGCCGGGTTGTCGGCGACCGTGGTGCCGGAGTTCGTGTCGTCGATCGTGCTGATCCTCGTGTTCGGCGTGTGGCTGCGCTGGCTGCCGATCGAGGCCGCGTATCCGCCCGATGCAGGCGTGCTCGAACAGCTGCGGCATCTGGTGCTGCCGGTGCTGCCGCTCGTCCTCGTATTTTTCGGCTACATCGCGCGGATGGCGCGTGCGGGTACCGTCGAAGCGCTCGACGCCGACTACACGCGCACCGCGATCCTCAAGGGCCTGCCGCGCCACGTCGTCATCTGGCGGCACGTGCTGCGCAACGCGCTACTGCCGACCATCACCGTCGCCGCCACCCAGCTCGGCTACATGATCGGCGGACTCGTGGTGGTCGAGACGCTGTTCCACTACCAGGGCATCGGCTCGCTGATCTACAACGCCGCCAAGGCGAAAGACTTTCCGATGCTCGAAGCGGGCGTGCTGACGATCGGCGTCGTCTATACGCTCGCGAATCTGGTCGCCGATGCGCTGCACGTGCTGCTCAATCCGCGGCTCCGAGTGAGGACCGCCGAATGA
- a CDS encoding D-alanine--D-alanine ligase, whose amino-acid sequence MGGIDPRQFGKVAVLSGGVSAEREVSINSGRLVLQGLRDRGVDAHLFDPSVRPLSALKDEGFARAFNALHGGYGENGQIQGALDFYGIRYTGSGVLGSALGLDKFRAKLVWQQLGIPTPPFETVMRGDDYDARSRAIVAQLGLPLFVKPASEGSSVAVIKVKAATALAAAIAEAAKFDTIVLVEKSIEGGGEYTACIAGDLDLPVIRIVPGGEFYDYEAKYISDATQYLIPCGLPSPEEMRLKELARRAFEVLGCTDWGRADFMLDGEGNPYFLEVNTAPGMTDHSLPPKAARAVGISYEELVMKVLSLTLKDEGPQYGEALQAPLAEP is encoded by the coding sequence ATGGGTGGTATCGATCCAAGACAATTTGGCAAAGTGGCGGTCCTGTCGGGTGGCGTGTCCGCCGAGCGTGAAGTGTCGATTAATTCCGGCCGACTGGTGCTGCAGGGGTTGCGCGACCGAGGCGTCGATGCGCACCTTTTTGATCCGTCCGTACGGCCGCTCTCCGCTCTAAAGGACGAGGGCTTTGCGCGTGCATTCAATGCGCTGCACGGCGGCTACGGCGAGAACGGGCAGATTCAGGGCGCGCTCGATTTTTACGGCATTCGTTATACGGGTAGCGGCGTGCTCGGTTCGGCGCTCGGGCTCGACAAGTTTCGCGCAAAGCTTGTGTGGCAGCAGTTGGGCATTCCAACGCCGCCATTCGAGACTGTGATGCGCGGCGATGATTACGATGCGCGCTCGCGGGCGATCGTCGCACAACTCGGCCTACCTCTTTTCGTGAAACCGGCGAGCGAAGGCTCTAGCGTCGCGGTGATCAAGGTGAAAGCGGCCACGGCGCTGGCTGCAGCGATCGCGGAAGCGGCAAAGTTCGACACGATAGTGCTCGTCGAGAAGAGCATCGAAGGCGGCGGTGAATACACCGCATGCATTGCGGGTGATCTCGATTTACCGGTCATCCGCATCGTGCCCGGAGGCGAGTTCTACGACTACGAGGCGAAGTACATCTCCGACGCGACGCAATACCTGATTCCGTGCGGACTGCCGTCGCCAGAGGAGATGCGCCTGAAGGAGCTTGCGCGCCGCGCGTTCGAGGTGCTTGGCTGCACCGACTGGGGCCGCGCCGACTTTATGCTGGACGGTGAGGGCAATCCGTACTTCCTTGAAGTGAACACGGCGCCCGGAATGACCGATCACTCGCTGCCGCCGAAGGCCGCCCGCGCGGTTGGTATCAGCTATGAGGAACTGGTCATGAAGGTGTTGTCACTCACGCTCAAGGATGAGGGACCTCAATACGGGGAAGCGTTGCAGGCCCCGCTGGCAGAGCCATGA